One stretch of Punica granatum isolate Tunisia-2019 chromosome 5, ASM765513v2, whole genome shotgun sequence DNA includes these proteins:
- the LOC116208505 gene encoding uncharacterized protein LOC116208505, giving the protein MMGKQKPSKDTMTKKKPLKITYISSPVMVRATTASEFRAIVQELTGKDSDVGVLSPHDEEAGTINRELGTTQNVPADHTGFMANNFPANWPRTADDDRKCFYLDKAFDFPKNPMAVPGFGLDEVFSWKEFSEGFVGFQSSHYVST; this is encoded by the coding sequence ATGATGGGCAAACAAAAGCCATCCAAGGATACGATGACGAAGAAGAAGCCATTAAAAATCACTTACATTTCGAGCCCCGTCATGGTGAGGGCTACAACCGCTTCCGAGTTCCGAGCCATCGTTCAAGAGCTCACCGGGAAGGACTCCGACGTTGGGGTTTTATCACCTCACGACGAGGAAGCTGGAACAATCAACAGGGAACTGGGAACGACCCAGAACGTTCCCGCTGATCATACCGGCTTCATGGCCAATAATTTTCCTGCTAACTGGCCGCGTACAGCGGATGATGATCGGAAGTGCTTCTACTTGGATAAAGCCTTTGATTTCCCTAAAAATCCTATGGCTGTTCCGGGCTTCGGGTTAGATGAAGTCTTCTCATGGAAGGAGTTCTCCGAAGGGTTTGTCGGGTTTCAGTCTTCTCACTATGTCTCGACGTGA
- the LOC116208500 gene encoding uncharacterized protein LOC116208500, with protein MANQDLILGQSHNLGQNQHSLLGHDHNLGVGQNHEHHHLGLGQAHNHELGLGPTHDQEGSSSSHAYVHENELPMEQKPDHEDHELAQNHELTLLNSTDLGISENQELDDNLELAVDHSQGMGTDLSEETGLEATGLMVTPHPIIQARACVASPNYELVVGQEFPDVKSCRRALRDTAIALHFEIQTIKSDKTRFTAKCASEGCPWRIHAAKLPGVPTFTIRTINGNHSCGGITHLGHQQASVQWVAESVEQRLIENPNYKPKEILEEIHRLHGITLSYKQAWRGKERIMAVMRGSFEEGYRLLPQYCEQIKRTNLGSIAAVYGNPTDSSFQRLFISFQASIYGFLNACRPLLGLDRTYLKSKYLGTLLLATGFDGDGALFPLAFGVVDEENDDNWMWFLSELHNLLEINAENMPRLTILSDRQKGIVEGVEANFPTAFHGFCMRHLSESFRKEFNNTILVNLLWEAAHALTVIEFEAKVLEIEEISQDAAYWIRRIPPRLWATAYFEGTRFGHVTANIVESLNSWILEASGLPIVQMMECIRRQLMTWFNERREMSMQWTSTLVPSAERRVAEALERARTFQVLRANEAEFEVISHEGTNIVDIRNRCCSCRGWQLYGLPCSHAVSALLSCRQNVQRFTESCFTVATYRKAYSQTIHPIPDKSLWKELSADGGDPNGNRALDVMINPPKSLRPPGRPRKKRVRTEDRGRMKRVVHCSRCNQTGHFRTTCAAPI; from the coding sequence ATGGCGAACCAGGATTTGATTCTTGGCCAAAGTCATAACCTGGGTCAGAATCAGCATTCTCTTTTAGGCCATGATCATAATCTCGGTGTCGGCCAAAATCACGAACATCATCACTTGGGCCTGGGTCAGGCCCACAACCATGAGCTGGGCCTAGGCCCGACCCATGATCAAGAAGGGAGCAGCAGCAGCCATGCCTATGTGCACGAGAACGAGTTGCCCATGGAACAGAAACCTGACCACGAAGACCATGAGCTGGCTCAAAACCATGAGCTCACTTTGTTGAACAGCACTGATTTGGGCATCTCGGAGAATCAGGAGCTCGACGACAATCTAGAACTTGCTGTGGACCACAGCCAGGGAATGGGAACGGACCTTTCTGAAGAAACGGGCCTTGAGGCCACTGGGCTCATGGTCACTCCCCATCCAATTATCCAAGCTCGTGCTTGTGTGGCCAGCCCAAACTATGAGCTTGTGGTGGGTCAAGAGTTCCCTGATGTCAAGAGCTGCCGAAGGGCGCTGAGGGATACTGCAATCGCCCTTCATTTTGAGATCCAAACAATTAAATCTGATAAGACCCGGTTCACAGCCAAGTGTGCAAGCGAGGGTTGCCCTTGGCGGATCCATGCGGCGAAGCTCCCTGGAGTCCCCACCTTCACGATTAGGACCATCAATGGGAACCATAGCTGTGGAGGGATCACCCATCTGGGccaccagcaagcttcagtcCAGTGGGTCGCCGAGTCCGTGGAACAGCGCCTGATTGAGAATCCAAACTACAAGCCCAAAGAAATCCTTGAGGAGATCCATCGGCTCCATGGAATCACCCTCTCATACAAGCAAGCCTGGAGAGGGAAAGAGCGAATAATGGCGGTAATGCGGGGATCCTTTGAAGAAGGATATCGCTTGCTTCCTCAGTATTGTGAACAGATCAAACGGACAAATCTGGGGAGTATAGCGGCGGTGTATGGGAATCCTACTGACAGTTCCTTCCAGCGGCTTTTCATATCTTTTCAGGCATCAATTTATGGGTTTCTCAACGCTTGTCGACCTCTGCTTGGGCTAGATCGGACGTATCTGAAGAGCAAATATCTCGGAACTCTGCTTCTTGCAACGGGTTTCGATGGAGATGGAGCTCTGTTTCCTTTAGCATTTGGAGTTGTTGATGAGGAGAATGATGATAATTGGATGTGGTTTCTCTCTGAGCTTCACAACCTCCTTGAGATCAATGCTGAGAACATGCCAAGGCTCACAATCCTATCAGACAGGCAGAAGGGAATCGTGGAGGGGGTGGAGGCTAACTTCCCCACAGCCTTTCATGGATTCTGCATGCGCCACCTGAGTGAAAGCTTCAGGAAGGAGTTCAACAACACTATCCTTGTCAACCTCCTCTGGGAGGCGGCCCATGCCCTCACCGTGATTGAGTTTGAGGCCAAGGTCCTTGAGATCGAGGAGATCTCGCAGGATGCTGCGTACTGGATCCGCCGGATCCCACCCCGTCTGTGGGCAACAGCGTACTTTGAGGGGACGAGGTTTGGGCACGTAACAGCTAACATAGTTGAGTCCCTCAACTCATGGATCCTCGAAGCCTCAGGGCTTCCAATTGTCCAGATGATGGAGTGCATAAGGAGGCAGCTCATGACATGGTTCAACGAGCGGAGAGAAATGAGCATGCAGTGGACCTCGACTCTCGTGCCCTCTGCTGAGAGGCGGGTTGCAGAGGCGCTTGAACGAGCCCGGACCTTCCAGGTTCTGCGGGCCAATGAGGCAGAGTTCGAAGTCATATCCCACGAGGGGACCAACATAGTGGACATTCGAAATCGATGCTGCAGCTGCAGGGGGTGGCAGCTCTATGGGCTCCCTTGCTCCCACGCAGTGTCGGCTCTCCTCTCATGCCGGCAGAACGTGCAGCGTTTCACAGAGAGCTGCTTCACTGTGGCGACCTACCGGAAGGCCTACTCGCAGACCATCCACCCGATCCCTGATAAGTCTCTGTGGAAGGAATTGTCAGCAGATGGAGGGGATCCTAACGGGAACAGGGCCCTGGATGTCATGATCAACCCGCCCAAGTCGCTGAGGCCCCCAGGGAGGCCGAGAAAGAAGAGGGTGAGGACGGAGGACCGCGGGAGGATGAAGCGGGTGGTGCACTGCAGCCGGTGCAATCAGACTGGACACTTTAGGACAACTTGTGCAGCACCTATTTAA
- the LOC116208939 gene encoding uncharacterized protein LOC116208939 produces the protein MAAILSKIKTEAEGTLRLLWKKIDPNDLKPGDHIYSHRRYGLYSHHGIYVGDGFVIHFIQTETKNNVLRLPKAEKFAHRPPCPKCLYDEYKDLGVVRTCLDCFCCHEEKLHSIRYFVYGAPRVGLLLKKSGTCTTLVSSRTANEVVEEAYELLRSQGFGEYNLCQNNCEHFATFCQTGKKLCTQMSFYHDLEEWVKRRIS, from the exons ATGGCAGCAATCCTGAGCAAGATCAAGACAGAAGCTGAGGGAACATTGAGGCTACTCTGGAAGAAGATCGACCCGAATGATCTGAAACCCGGCGACCACATTTACTCTCATAGGCGATACGGTTTATACAGCCATCACG GAATATATGTCGGGGATGGGTTTGTGATTCACTTTATCCAGACGGAGACCAAGAACAACGTCCTTCGGCTGCCCAAGGCCGAGAAGTTTGCGCACCGTCCTCCCTGCCCGAAATGCCTATACGATGAATACAAAGACCTAG GTGTCGTCAGGACATGCCTCGACTGCTTCTGCTGCCACGAGGAGAAGCTCCACTCCATAAGGTACTTCGTGTACGGCGCGCCCCGAGTGGGGCTACTGCTGAAGAAATCGGGAACCTGCACGACGCTTGTGTCCAGCAGGACCGCCAATGAGGTTGTTGAGGAAGCTTACGAGCTTCTCCGGAGCCAGGGATTTGGCGAGTACAACCTCTGCCAGAACAACTGTGAACATTTCGCAACCTTCTGTCAGACCGGAAAGAAACTGTGCACGCAAATGTCGTTCTACCATGATCTGGAAGAGTGGGTCAAGAGACGGATTTCGTGA